A window from Prosthecochloris marina encodes these proteins:
- a CDS encoding phenylacetate--CoA ligase family protein, whose protein sequence is MIWNKHIECMDREEMRSLQGERLQNMVELVYHNVPFYRQKLQNAGIEPGAIRTIDDLKHLPFTTKQDLRDNYPFGLFSVPQQDIVRLHASSGTTGKPTVVGYTHRDIQTWSEVVARSLSMAGVTRDDIIQVAYGYGLFTGGLGLHYGAEKVGASVIPISGGNTKKQLQLMQDFGSTVLACTPSYASFLGEAINEAEIDRKNFRLTAGIFGAEPWTEEMRKEIEDLLGIKAFDIYGLSEIIGPGVSMECSAHHGMHIFEDHFIPEIINPDTGEILPYGELGELVFTPVTKEALPLLRYRTRDLTRLHVDTCSCGRTLVRMEKCVGRSDDMLIIRGVNVFPSQVESVLLEMNETKPHYILIVDRVNNLDTLEIQVEVEDQFFSDEIGELEDLQKRILHNIQSTLGISARIKLVEPRTIERSAGKAQRVIDNRKL, encoded by the coding sequence ATGATTTGGAACAAGCACATAGAATGCATGGACCGTGAGGAAATGCGGTCGCTGCAAGGCGAACGGCTACAGAACATGGTGGAACTGGTCTACCACAATGTCCCGTTTTACCGCCAGAAACTGCAGAATGCCGGTATCGAACCGGGAGCAATCAGAACGATAGACGACCTGAAGCATCTGCCGTTCACTACGAAACAGGACCTTCGCGATAACTACCCTTTCGGACTCTTCAGCGTTCCGCAACAGGATATCGTACGGCTGCACGCGTCCAGCGGTACAACAGGCAAACCCACTGTTGTCGGCTATACTCATCGTGATATTCAGACATGGAGTGAAGTCGTTGCCCGCTCACTGAGCATGGCAGGAGTGACCCGGGATGACATTATTCAGGTAGCCTATGGTTACGGACTTTTTACCGGCGGACTCGGGCTCCATTACGGAGCGGAAAAAGTCGGAGCTTCGGTGATCCCGATTTCCGGTGGAAACACAAAAAAACAGCTTCAGCTCATGCAGGATTTCGGTTCTACTGTACTTGCCTGTACGCCGTCCTATGCCTCCTTTCTCGGCGAAGCTATCAACGAGGCCGAAATAGACCGCAAAAACTTCCGCCTCACGGCAGGAATTTTCGGAGCCGAACCCTGGACAGAAGAAATGCGTAAGGAAATCGAGGATCTTTTGGGAATCAAGGCTTTCGATATTTACGGTCTCAGCGAGATCATCGGCCCCGGAGTTTCAATGGAGTGCTCCGCCCACCATGGCATGCATATCTTTGAAGACCATTTCATACCCGAAATCATCAATCCCGACACTGGAGAAATCCTACCATATGGTGAGCTTGGAGAACTCGTGTTCACCCCTGTCACGAAAGAAGCCCTGCCGCTCTTGCGTTATCGAACCCGTGACCTCACCAGGCTGCATGTTGACACCTGCAGCTGTGGCAGAACACTCGTGCGCATGGAAAAATGTGTTGGCCGTTCCGACGATATGCTCATCATCCGCGGCGTCAACGTCTTTCCCTCACAAGTTGAATCTGTCCTGCTGGAAATGAATGAAACAAAGCCGCACTATATTCTTATCGTCGACCGGGTAAACAATCTCGATACGCTTGAAATACAGGTGGAGGTTGAAGACCAGTTTTTCAGTGACGAAATCGGAGAACTCGAAGACTTGCAGAAGCGTATCCTTCACAACATCCAGAGCACCCTTGGCATCAGTGCCCGCATCAAGCTCGTTGAACCACGTACCATCGAGCGCAGCGCCGGGAAGGCACAGCGGGTCATCGACAATCGAAAACTTTAA
- a CDS encoding indolepyruvate oxidoreductase subunit beta produces the protein MKKNIILAGVGGQGILSIATVIDLAAVKSELNIKQAEVHGMSQRGGAVQSHLRISDTAIYSDLIPLGQADLILSVEPMEALRHLPWLSENGMIVSSIDPVKNIPNYPDMEKITEQIRKTGQHLLVNAAALAAEIGNPKTANMIVLGAASPWTCIEENLIEEGVRLLFEPKGKEVADLNVKAFRKGRSLSEKSKVLK, from the coding sequence ATGAAGAAAAACATTATCCTCGCAGGCGTGGGAGGTCAGGGGATTCTCAGCATAGCCACCGTCATCGATCTTGCCGCCGTAAAAAGCGAACTCAATATCAAGCAGGCAGAAGTACACGGCATGAGTCAACGGGGTGGTGCAGTACAGTCACATCTTAGAATCTCCGATACCGCCATCTATTCAGACCTCATTCCACTGGGACAGGCAGACCTCATTCTCTCGGTCGAACCAATGGAAGCGCTTCGTCACCTGCCATGGCTCTCGGAGAATGGCATGATCGTTTCCTCGATCGATCCGGTTAAAAACATACCGAATTACCCGGATATGGAGAAAATCACCGAACAGATCCGAAAAACCGGCCAGCATCTTCTGGTCAATGCGGCTGCGCTTGCCGCCGAAATCGGAAATCCCAAAACAGCCAACATGATCGTGCTTGGCGCAGCCTCACCATGGACATGCATCGAAGAGAATCTGATTGAGGAAGGAGTCAGACTACTTTTCGAGCCAAAAGGAAAAGAAGTCGCCGACCTGAACGTTAAAGCATTCAGAAAAGGGCGTTCACTGTCTGAGAAAAGCAAGGTACTGAAGTAA
- a CDS encoding ACT domain-containing protein yields the protein MIIKQLSVFLENKIGRLTEITGILAEHNINISAFSIADSTDFGILRMITSDPDLAENVLKANGFAVKITDVVCLIVPHNPGGLHKALRILSDNGVAIDYMYAYATGNSAVVVIRADSLEKIINVLQQHEHQFLQPGTNQNLNNDS from the coding sequence ATGATCATCAAACAACTCTCCGTATTTCTCGAAAACAAGATCGGACGGTTAACCGAAATCACCGGCATATTAGCCGAACACAACATCAATATCAGCGCATTCAGCATCGCGGATTCAACCGATTTCGGGATACTTCGCATGATAACGAGCGATCCTGACCTTGCCGAAAACGTGCTGAAGGCAAATGGCTTCGCCGTCAAAATCACCGATGTCGTATGCCTCATTGTTCCTCACAATCCGGGAGGACTTCATAAAGCGCTCCGTATTCTTTCCGATAATGGTGTCGCCATCGACTACATGTACGCCTACGCTACAGGCAATAGTGCTGTTGTCGTCATCAGAGCAGATTCTCTTGAAAAAATTATAAACGTTCTCCAACAACACGAACACCAATTCCTGCAACCCGGAACAAACCAAAACCTCAATAACGATTCATAA
- the pth gene encoding aminoacyl-tRNA hydrolase: MKLIAGLGNPEKRHENTRHNIGFEIIDEMARTLQTGFTSGKGNFHYAKISHRGEPVLLLKPMTYMNLSGHAVVAAMNFYKIGIGDVLVICDDLNIPLGSIRLRAKGSAGGQNGLKHIIQCLGREDFARLRVGIGMDRPTGSYSSFVLGRFSEEDRKIIDKIIPASADAALDFVQHGIEHAMTHFNRKSI, encoded by the coding sequence ATGAAGCTTATCGCCGGACTGGGAAATCCCGAAAAAAGGCATGAAAACACCCGCCACAACATAGGGTTCGAAATCATTGATGAAATGGCCCGAACACTTCAGACCGGCTTTACTTCCGGAAAGGGTAATTTTCACTATGCAAAAATATCCCATCGGGGCGAACCGGTGCTCCTGCTCAAACCGATGACATACATGAACCTTTCGGGCCACGCTGTAGTTGCCGCAATGAACTTCTATAAAATCGGTATCGGGGATGTTCTCGTTATCTGTGACGACCTCAATATTCCTCTCGGTTCGATACGGTTGAGGGCAAAAGGCTCCGCAGGAGGCCAGAACGGACTCAAACACATTATCCAGTGCCTTGGAAGAGAAGATTTCGCCCGTCTACGCGTCGGCATAGGCATGGACCGACCGACAGGCTCCTATTCGTCATTCGTGCTTGGGAGATTCAGTGAGGAAGATCGAAAAATCATCGACAAAATAATCCCTGCAAGTGCTGATGCCGCCCTTGATTTCGTGCAGCACGGTATAGAACATGCCATGACCCATTTCAACAGAAAAAGTATCTAA
- a CDS encoding PLP-dependent aminotransferase family protein encodes MKLVTRPGIISFAGGMPDNDLFPISEVDELFGRLDVLKKQQAFQYGPTPGLPSLLESLGEFLAARGLPTERERLMITTGSQQAISILARAFLDPGDRVLVENPCFIGALSAFKSCQAELTGLSVDKEGISIGDLDVEANSTDPAKLLYITPYFHNPGGILYSMERKRRLVETLAWKDIVLIEDDAYGELYFYEEDKPHLKPIKAENPEGLDVCYTGSFSKILGPGLRLGWLLASEEIYERCELIKQSYDACSPSFTQVIADEFIRSGQIFPYMERVRTEYRKRALLMGDILEATLPTDVAWTRPRGGFYIWLALPEHIDASEVLELSLEDGVVFVIGKTFDPQGRRNNTLRLSYCNTDASQIERGIPIIASAIKKVMNRY; translated from the coding sequence ATGAAACTGGTGACCCGGCCGGGAATTATTTCTTTTGCCGGGGGCATGCCCGATAACGATTTGTTTCCCATCTCTGAGGTTGACGAGTTGTTTGGTCGGCTCGATGTTTTGAAAAAACAACAGGCGTTTCAGTACGGTCCAACGCCCGGGCTGCCCTCACTTTTGGAATCTCTCGGTGAATTTCTTGCTGCCAGGGGGTTGCCGACCGAGCGTGAACGGCTCATGATTACCACGGGATCGCAGCAGGCGATCAGTATTCTTGCTCGTGCTTTTCTCGATCCGGGAGACCGGGTGCTGGTTGAAAATCCATGTTTTATCGGAGCACTTTCGGCATTCAAGTCATGCCAGGCCGAGTTGACCGGACTTTCAGTTGATAAGGAGGGGATCAGTATCGGAGACCTTGACGTAGAAGCGAACAGTACAGATCCCGCAAAGTTGTTGTATATCACTCCGTATTTTCACAATCCCGGGGGAATACTATATTCCATGGAGCGCAAGCGTCGTCTTGTTGAAACTCTCGCCTGGAAGGATATTGTGCTGATCGAAGACGACGCTTATGGTGAGCTGTATTTTTATGAAGAAGATAAACCGCATCTGAAACCGATCAAGGCGGAAAATCCCGAAGGCCTCGATGTGTGTTACACCGGTTCATTTTCGAAAATACTGGGACCAGGTCTGCGTTTGGGCTGGTTGCTCGCTTCGGAGGAGATTTATGAGCGTTGTGAATTGATCAAACAATCATACGATGCTTGTTCTCCGAGTTTTACACAGGTTATTGCCGATGAATTTATCCGCTCCGGGCAGATTTTCCCTTACATGGAACGAGTTCGCACGGAGTACCGGAAACGGGCATTGCTGATGGGAGATATTCTTGAGGCGACGTTGCCGACCGATGTTGCCTGGACAAGACCCCGGGGAGGGTTTTATATCTGGCTTGCACTGCCGGAGCATATCGATGCATCAGAAGTTCTGGAGTTGTCTCTTGAGGATGGAGTGGTTTTTGTGATCGGAAAGACTTTCGATCCACAAGGACGCCGGAACAATACACTTCGTTTGTCTTATTGTAACACAGACGCCAGTCAGATTGAACGTGGAATACCGATTATAGCCAGTGCGATCAAAAAGGTTATGAATCGTTATTGA
- a CDS encoding thiamine pyrophosphate-dependent enzyme: MKNNLLLGAEAIGAAALDAGISGVYAYPGTPSTEITEFIQRSPEAKKHTVRSSWSANEKTALEAALGMSFAGKRSLCCMKHVGLNVAADPFINAALTGVNGGLVIAVADDPSMHSSQNEQDSRIYGKFAMIPVLEPASQQELYDTTADAFQLSEELGLPVLLRLTTRLSHSRSNIVRRRSSPQNVLQPETDPNRFVLIPSNARIQYQKLLDIQPALKHRSEHSSLNKLIEGPGKKGVIAFGIAFNYVMEVRETHDLSIPVLKIGQYPLPEEMLKVFINHCESVLIAEEGYPFAEEYLRGLSGNPKLSGRLDGALPRSGELDASLIASALGIAHKKTFDIPAVVTERPPELCKGCGHRDMFDAINAAMQKQPYHQVFSDIGCYTLGALPPFNAIHTCVDMGAAITMAKGAADAGMLPAVAVIGDSTFTHSGITGLLDAVNDRNGITIIIADNDTTAMTGGQDSSATGRLHAICKGIGVEEQHIRILVPLKKNLEENIAALEAELAYNGVSIVIFHRECIETAARKRRSDRQKEQH; the protein is encoded by the coding sequence ATGAAAAACAATCTTTTGCTTGGAGCGGAAGCAATCGGTGCAGCAGCTCTTGATGCAGGCATCTCCGGAGTTTACGCTTACCCTGGCACTCCCTCGACGGAAATCACCGAATTCATTCAGCGCTCCCCTGAAGCAAAAAAACACACTGTCCGGTCGTCATGGTCTGCGAACGAAAAAACCGCACTCGAAGCGGCACTCGGTATGTCATTCGCCGGAAAACGATCCCTTTGCTGCATGAAGCATGTAGGGCTCAACGTAGCGGCAGACCCTTTTATCAATGCAGCCTTGACCGGTGTGAACGGCGGACTGGTCATCGCTGTTGCGGATGATCCGTCGATGCATTCATCACAGAATGAACAGGACAGCAGAATTTATGGCAAATTCGCCATGATCCCGGTTCTCGAACCGGCATCCCAACAGGAACTATACGACACCACAGCCGATGCATTTCAACTTTCAGAAGAACTCGGCCTCCCGGTTCTTCTGCGTTTGACGACACGCCTGTCACACTCCCGCTCCAATATCGTCCGACGCCGTTCCAGCCCGCAAAACGTTTTGCAACCGGAAACCGATCCCAACCGTTTCGTTCTGATTCCTTCAAATGCACGTATCCAGTATCAGAAGCTTCTTGACATACAACCAGCGTTAAAACATCGCTCTGAACATTCCTCTCTCAACAAACTCATCGAAGGCCCTGGGAAAAAAGGCGTCATAGCTTTTGGGATAGCCTTCAACTATGTAATGGAAGTTCGTGAAACCCATGATCTCTCGATACCGGTACTCAAAATCGGGCAATATCCTCTGCCTGAAGAAATGCTGAAAGTCTTTATCAATCACTGCGAGAGCGTCCTCATCGCAGAAGAAGGCTACCCGTTTGCAGAAGAATATCTTCGCGGTCTTTCCGGCAATCCCAAACTCAGCGGACGCCTTGACGGTGCTTTACCCCGATCCGGAGAGCTCGATGCGTCCCTCATTGCCAGTGCACTCGGCATTGCTCATAAAAAAACGTTCGACATCCCTGCAGTCGTTACCGAACGGCCCCCTGAACTCTGCAAAGGCTGCGGTCATCGGGACATGTTCGACGCTATAAATGCGGCCATGCAGAAACAGCCATATCATCAGGTTTTCTCCGATATCGGCTGCTATACGCTTGGAGCATTACCACCGTTCAACGCCATTCATACCTGTGTCGATATGGGTGCTGCGATAACCATGGCAAAAGGCGCTGCCGATGCAGGAATGCTGCCCGCCGTTGCGGTAATCGGCGATTCGACATTCACTCACTCAGGCATCACCGGCCTTCTCGATGCAGTCAATGATCGCAATGGCATCACCATCATCATTGCCGATAATGACACCACCGCCATGACCGGAGGCCAGGATTCTTCGGCCACCGGACGGCTGCACGCCATTTGCAAAGGTATCGGCGTTGAAGAACAACACATTCGAATACTTGTACCTCTGAAAAAAAATCTCGAAGAAAACATCGCTGCCCTTGAAGCGGAACTGGCCTACAATGGCGTGTCCATTGTCATTTTCCACCGCGAATGTATCGAAACAGCGGCACGCAAAAGACGCAGCGACCGACAAAAAGAGCAGCATTAG